AATATTGCTCATCGCCGAATGGGATGTATCCAGAATTGGCTGGGGATAGAAGCCCAGCAGCACCAGAAGCACCACCAGCAGCAGGATCATAAACAGCTCGCGCGGCGACAGACCGCGAATCTCCTGACTCGCCGCTTCGCTCTTCGGCTGACCAAAGTACGCGCGATGCAGCATCGCCAGCGAGTAAACGGACGCGAACACCAGACCGAAGGTCGAGATGACGGTAATCACCGGCACCACCTGGAAGCTGCCGAACAGGATCATGAATTCGCCAACGAAGTTACCGGTGCCCGGCATACCGAGCGTCGCCACGGCAAAGAACATCGACAGCGCCGGCAGCCATCTGATTTTGCTCCACAGACCGCCCATCTGGCGCATATCGCGGGTATGCAGACGCTCATAGAGCTGGCCGCAGAGAATAAACAGACCCGCCGCGGAAAGACCGTGAGCGATCATCTGGATCACCGCGCCCTGGTAAGCAAGCTGGCTGCCGGTATAGATGGCGATCAGCACAAAGCCCATGTGGGAAACGGAGGTGTACGCGATAAGACGTTTGATGTCGTACTGGGTAAAGGCCATCCACGCGCCGTAGAAGATGCCGATCACGCCAAGCCACATGGCGATCGGGGCGAACTCTGCGGAAGCGTTCGGGAACAGCGGCAGCGAGAAGCGCAGCAGACCGTAGGCCGCGGTTTTAAGAAGAATACCCGCAAGGTCAACGGAGCCCGCGGTCGGCGCCTGAGAGTGCGCGTCCGGCAGCCAGCCATGCAGCGGCACCACCGGCATTTTCACCGCAAACGCGATGAAGAAGCCCAGCATCAGCAGATATTCGACGCCGTGGGACATCGGCGTTTTCAGCAGGCGTTCATAGTTGAACGTCCACTCGCCCGTGGCGTTGTAGTGCACAAATACCAGCGCCAGGATGGCAATCAACATCACCAGACCGCTCGCCTGGGTATAGATGAAGAATTTGGTCGCCGCGGTGATACGCGTTTTACCGTCCGATGCCTTATGACCCCACAGGGCAATCAGGAAGTACATCGGCACCAGCATCATTTCCCAGAAGAAGAAGAACAGGAACATGTCGATGGCGAGGAACACGCCGATCACGCCGCCCAGGATCCACATCAGGTTGAGATGGAAGAAGCCCTGATATTTTTCAATTTCATTCCAGGAGCAGAGCACCGCCAGCACGCCGAGCAGGCCCGTCAGCACCACCATCAGCAGCGACAGACCGTCGATGGCTAAATGGATGGTTATCCCAAAACGCGGGATCCAGTCGAGAATGAACTGGTCCTGCCACTTCGGAAACTCACCGGATTGCGTCAGGGAGTAGCCGCCCTGCAACCAGAGTTGCAGGCCGAGCGCCAGCGTCAGCCC
This DNA window, taken from Cronobacter universalis NCTC 9529, encodes the following:
- the nuoM gene encoding NADH-quinone oxidoreductase subunit M; its protein translation is MLLPWLILIPFIGGFLCWQTERFGVKVPRWIALITMGLTLALGLQLWLQGGYSLTQSGEFPKWQDQFILDWIPRFGITIHLAIDGLSLLMVVLTGLLGVLAVLCSWNEIEKYQGFFHLNLMWILGGVIGVFLAIDMFLFFFFWEMMLVPMYFLIALWGHKASDGKTRITAATKFFIYTQASGLVMLIAILALVFVHYNATGEWTFNYERLLKTPMSHGVEYLLMLGFFIAFAVKMPVVPLHGWLPDAHSQAPTAGSVDLAGILLKTAAYGLLRFSLPLFPNASAEFAPIAMWLGVIGIFYGAWMAFTQYDIKRLIAYTSVSHMGFVLIAIYTGSQLAYQGAVIQMIAHGLSAAGLFILCGQLYERLHTRDMRQMGGLWSKIRWLPALSMFFAVATLGMPGTGNFVGEFMILFGSFQVVPVITVISTFGLVFASVYSLAMLHRAYFGQPKSEAASQEIRGLSPRELFMILLLVVLLVLLGFYPQPILDTSHSAMSNIQQWFTDSVSTTRP